The following nucleotide sequence is from Anopheles stephensi strain Indian chromosome 3, UCI_ANSTEP_V1.0, whole genome shotgun sequence.
aagctcCGGTTAGTTTGACCTATTATGTTATGACTTGCTTGAGAATTacgaaaacaagaaaaacaaatcaaaatgttCAAATGGAACGGACAGATTAAGCTGCAAAGTTGCAAAGTTAATGCTCCAAATTGTCAGATCGCCCGGTGATCGACCGAGGCTGGGGTCGAGGCCCCAGCAAGCGTATCACTAACAtggaaaaaaatccattctACCGTTTCCGTTTAAATTTTTGAATGCTTGTCAATCGATAATGCGAATAATAGAAGCCAGATGAACGTGTTCGCGTTTTCTTGAAGTTTGCttaatatttatattaaaGATGCATTTTGAGTGAGAAATTAAAAATGCTACTGGACCGGGACAGAAATTGTAAAACTAATTACATTTTTTAAggacggcttcaagccgtcataattaaaaaataaataaataaatacatttttcAACGGTGCCCGGTGGTCGAGACGactgcggcgccggtcttcatacggcaagaccgggATTCATCTCTCATCCCAACCGATTTCTCGtggtgagaactgactatccaactacgtggtatcattaaatcTAGTAAGCAAAAAATGGAAGGACTGACCTATAAGAGGTTAGGCCAAAAAaagcaagagagagatagaggggTGCGATCATGCATCcctttaagaataaaaaaataactttgCTTGTCTGTTACTGTCGTATAAAGATGATAACAATTATTATTATCcattctgcctccagcttccgtggtGATAAGACGTGTTTCGCTCCCAAGCGTCCTACGGATCATTTGTGTACGGCAGATAGTTGACATTGTTctcgtgtgcgattgcgtaatcaacgtgattaccagtatcgcactaatcggtgtctccgccttttTCCGGCATTCTTTCGGAGTTAGTGTTTATCAATCgagtggcgcctagccccgatcaacgtgtgttttTAATATTGTGAGTTTGTGTATCTGTTCAGCGTATcgacgctgcatcgtcgcatcgatcgtgaaccgtctagtgtgtgtgtgttgaactTGAACAAGTGCCATTGAGATCGATAAAGGTACCGAGAGTGCcctacaaaaaggtacaaaggaaTGTactaaagtaaaaaaaaaacatttggcaccacagcgccacgctaaagatTCTCCACTCTTCCCGAAACGCGACGCTGACCCCTCAATTCCCGCTCCCCAAATGGCCAGGAAGGCGCCTAAAAataagcgatcttctcggaccgcAGCACCTGTGGAAAGCCTAGCTTTTCCAACGAATCCCACGGGCTTCCTGAGAACTCCTACTCCGTCCCTTTCTgggatccttgagtcccttctcctgacccttaacctcccgcagcatctgcacatgatcgctacttgggcccttcccTTCCttaaggggatgatcaaacagtggctggcgcaatggccatgcttaagtatgatggtttgtttggatgattaatggctcctacggctactatcatacagtagaactgtaggagtttgcttggcaagctaaactcctttaaagcattagcgggcgaacacaactgcgatgtgtttgccctctgtgaaatttggctatcggatgcaattaaattaaccttcccgggatataatataatccatGAAGATCGCGTTATTATGGAtggtgggggggtactgattggtgttcgaaagagtcacactttcgcCAGGGTTCCCACCCCAAgacaagaaataataaaaactgtCGCAATTTAGGCAAAACttggcgttcttcacgtgacaattacATCcgtttatatccccccgatagccaataacgaataagaaaaaaatgaaaagttcaaagaggatcttggaaatttaccagcggtcttgcctggaccgcttttgatcctgggagactttaactctcaTGGAAttgactgggggtgcgatgaAGATGCCATTCGCGCTCCCATCATCCGAGATACCTGCGACAGCTTTGGTTTTTctattctcaactcaggagaggcaactaggatgcagagacctcaaagtagggcgagtgcactggacctgtctctttgtccatcagcaatggccctggattttagttggaaggtgatccaggaccctatcggcagtgaccacttgccgatagaaatttcctacatcaagggaggatgtccagtagatgGAACACCCGTTATATGTGACCTAACGAAGAACATCGACTGggcgagatacggcgaattgaTAGCCGCtttgctttcacttgacttggaagatttgtcccctgtcaaggagtacaaAAAACTTGTAtcaattataaacaagtgcgcccttgaggcccaaacaagttACTCCCACGTCACTGTGAGGAAACGTCTGTAaagcatctttaacaatatgttggaggtccacagcgtcccgcaagtgtggagagaagtgaaagttgtcactatcttgaagcctggcaaaccacCATccagacacgattcgtatcggccaatatcgttactgtcgtttctgaggaaactccttgaaaggatgattcttttccggttagaagaatggttggaatcgaacaaccttccctcaaatacccagtttggttttcgtaaagccaggggtactaatgactgcttagcccttttggttacagaaatagagcttgctcgtgcacgcaagcagaacattggatctattttcctggatataagggggcatttgactcagtatcaccatacaagctgagtcaaaaattagaaaatgtggggctgggtccaaagttgaataactttctgttcaaccttttgacggagaaagctatgagtttcaacaatggtcatgttcagctaaagcggaccagtttccatggactagcccaagagtcctgcttgagccccctgctatacaACTTCTATGTtggcgaaatagattcttgcctagctccgaactgcagcattaggcaattggcagacgacggcgtcacatcttttgcaagcagggacgccgccgaaatacaactgcctttacaaaccacttgggacaaccttgccgagtggtctgaaaaccttggtatcaagttctctgcaacgaaaactgagatggtagtcatTTCTCCAACaccatatcctcaaactagataggctacagtatcgttgtcttagactcgcactagggagcatgaaatcaacacacaacatgtccctagaagtgatgaccggagtgatgccgctgaaacttCGTTTtaaaatgctgtcgcttctccttctagtccgttcttcagtatcaaatcccttgatcgaagaaaattttaaagcgcttctagagacaggttctaagagcgaAATcgtgaaaatctacgaagattttgttgccctacaagtgtatcctagcgctccacaggcattaaaccgtgctgcccttcctgagacctacagttcccttttaacaacagattcctcgttgcacgaggaaattaagaccataccgaattatcttcgcccgatggtagttccgggcatgtTCAGGGATAGGTATGGCCATTTCGACCAAAtaagccagtattacacttGTGGATCGTCCTCTAAGGAGGGcgccggcttcggcgtttttagtgagtccgccgaagcatttttcaaattgcggaagccgtgtagtgtttacaccgcagaactagccgcaatcttgtacgcactattgatgatagcagcgagaccttcggatcagtacttcatctttataGATAGCCTTaggcgctattgaagcactaagatactaaataaataattattattatcaatATTATTATGAGTATTACTTTTATTATTCCTATGATTATTGTTCAAACAAACATCTATCGCTTAAGCAAGACTTTCTTAGGGACAGAAGTCCTGTAAAAAAGATGATTGAAAGTGGGGATGAATGGGTTTCCAGTGAATCAAGGCAATCAAGGCAGTCGAGTAACAAGTCACGTGAATTTGCACTGCACACGCGCTAAGAATGTTATCGCCACCCCCGTAGCTGGCGGCCAATCACAACACAAGCATATTCGAGATCAATCGCACCCAGCAACGAAGCAATGgcttcaaacaaaaaagatcaCGGATATCTGACGATTCCTACAAGTCTTTTCCTCGCTAAATTTGATAGACTCGGCCTGGAGAGTACGAAGTAAACCATCCACAGTCATATAAAAACGTGTAATCAGGCCCAAATATAGGATAAGTTTTGCCGAGAGTGAAATTCAAACGATCGTGTAACTCGTTAAAGGATTGTTCTTTGGTGCAGGATACACGATGGATGTCGATGCCACGAATCATGTGTCTGTAAAGGATCTTATTGCTAGAACAACCAAACGAAATCACGTTACACTTCTGCGGACAATGCCACTGCCCATTAGAGCCACACCGAACAGTGCCGACATCGAGGAACCTATGGAGACGTACACTATCAGAAAACGAAGACACAGGAAGGATGTTTTTTGCATCAGCAGCATACACGAGAACACCATCGGGAGGATGCTCATTAACACAAACATGAGACTACCCTGAAGATCACCTTACGAATCCATACCGAATAAAGAATCCTGACCTGTTACGTTCTTTCGTGGAGATACGAACTTAACCAAAACAGAACCGTACTCCCCAGCCCGAATCTATCAAATTTAGCGAAGAAAAGAATCAGAAATACTGCTAAGTACTGTTTTAAATCTTTCAACCCTGGTCCGGATGACATACCAGCAGTTGCGTTGAAACAGTGCTCTGTAACATTATGTCCGCTTCTGGTCAAGATTTTCAATGCATCGATGAACAAAAGTGAGATCCCGGTTATTTGGAAGACGTCTTGGATGATCCCCCTGTACAAAAGGGCGACAGACACCTTGCTACCAGCTACAGAGCTACAGCTACAGAGCATCACATCATTATGCGCTTGCGTGAAAACATTGGAGATAATTGTCAAAGAAAGTATCCTTAGCGCGTCTCTAGGTTACATAAGGAAGGAGCAGCACGGTTTTATGCCCAAACGTTCCACCTCTACAAatttggttcgattggtctctGAGTGAGTGAACCGCATGGACAAGGGCTTACAAGTCGATTGCATGAACACCGATTTGAGAGCCGCCTTCGGTAGCATATCGCCCGATTTACTATTGCAAAAACTTCAAAGGTTGGGACTCTCACACTCAATCGTCGCTTGGCTCAACTCCTATCTTTGCAACCGAAAGTATCGCGTAAAATTTCGGGATCATACCTCTCGTCCTTTTATTGGTTCCTCTGGAGGTCCCCAGGGCAGCAATCTGGGACCATTGCTGTTTATTCTATACATAAACGACATGTGCTCTCTTCTGCCTGACAACTGTTACTTGCTGATGATGTAAAACTATTTATGCCTTTTAAAAACGTCTAATGACTGTGCTAAACTGCAGCAAGCTGTTTCAGTGTTCAAAAACTTGTGCGTCCTAAACTGTTTGTCTTTATGTACCGAAAAGTGTTACGTACTGTCCTTTGCGCGTGCGAGATCTGTGATAACATATGACTATAACATCAATGGTGTAAACGTCTCAAGAACCACACAAATGCGCGACCTAGATGTTCTACTTGACCAAAAATTGGCGCTTGGACTTCATTATGACAACGTTATTAACCGCGCCAATAGAACTCTAGGATTATTATTCAAGCTGACTCGTGATTTTTACGACGCCCGATGTTTGAAAGCTTTATATTGCTCAATAGTAAGGTCGATTCTAGAGTACTGCTCTCCTGTGTTTACGCGCTACGCAATCCGTAAGCTAGGTTGGGCCGATAGTACCTTGCTCCCATGCAACACAGAACGTTGTGAACTGCTAGGCCTCGAGTCACTGGAACATCGGCGTTATATAAGCCAGAACACATTTTAAGCAGCATTCCTTTTAGGCACCATTGACGATCCGTAATTGTTAGGTGAACTGAAATTTGTGACACCTAGACTATCGGCTAGACATCAGCAACTGTTACATATTCCACGTTCGCGCACTGAGTACGGTTTCAATGCTCCACTTACAGCTATGTCACGCCGCTTTAACACGCACTCGCACCTGTCCGATTTTAATATGTCCGTGTCCACgttcaaaaaaaattgttacgCGTCCGACCACTTAGTACTTAAGCAAATCAATGTATCATTATTGTAACTAAGATTCTGCATCGTTAGAGCGCCGTGAACGGCGGAcgattaaataataataataataacaataataaaaataataaattcattATAGACACAATCcggacaatacggcttcaagccgtcataataaataaataaataaataaatagacaaAACCCACTTGACGGCCAACGGATATGTGTTCAAAAACAAAGATGAGACGAGGGAAAACGTTTCGACATGAAGCCACGAGTAGATACATATGTAACTAGAAACACACAAAGAAGTACAGATGAGAGATTTTCTCATCGGAACCCATAAGCATAAGATTTCAGTTTCGGAATACAGTAATTTTATTGAATGCTTTATAATACTGTTTTATTTACAAGTGTACTCTTCCTTTCGCTCGGAGCAGACATCGCAGGTCACAGTGCAACACCATTTGAACTTACAGTTGCACTGCCATGTCCGGTCGATCTGGTGCGTGTTGTAGCCTCGGCCGCAACACAGAAGATCACAGCGATCCATGGACGTGGAGGTACGATTGCAATTTCTGTCCGTTGTGCCCAGAACACCGATACTGATATTACGCTCACAGTAGTTTGGCGAAGCCTCCAGATAGACCAACTCCGTTCTCTTTGGAATTTGACTATCACTCAGtatttttccattcttttgctgcagtttgttGGATTTGCTGTCAAAGAAATACGAGCATTACtggcagcatcagcatcaacaTCCTCGCCATGGTGGGGAGAGAACCCTGGCTTACCGTTTCAGCACGAGTTGAAGTTGACTGTTCCGCAGGTTGATTCCGTGCACCATCTTGGCTTTACGGTACTTTTTCATCATAGTATTACCGATAACGTGGAACGATGGGAGGCTTTTCCAGCAGGTTTTCATGGCACAGGATCCACTTACGCCGTGGCATTTGCATTCGGTCCGTAATAGAAGTTTCACTAGCTTTACCGaaagaaacaataacaaatggggggaaaaaacattaCAGCCCTAATTCAAACCTGTTCACATTTGTGGAAATATGTGTGCCTATGCATAAATGCAAATGCATATGCACATGTAATGAGCATAATCGAATCATTTCCGTATGCTGTTTACCTTTCTGCCGACACGGTTATTGTGCAGGTTCATGAGGCTGCGGTTATCGTTTTCAATTTCACGGGCATCGAGAAACTTTTTTGCGAACCGCATACCGTAACCAATGTCCACGGAACAGCCGCCCCATTTCCAGTTCTACTAAAAGCATATGGAGAAACGTGGAAAGGAAGAACATACAGAATGAGAGTGATAAAAGCACTAGCGGCGATACATATGATGGAATAttgatgaaaacaaaagcactagctttgttttttcAATACACATGAAATAAGGAATTAACGAGTGACACTCACTTCAGACTCGCtggaagaaaaacttttttgcTTCGTGTCACAGCCACACGTCGTAATGTTTCCTTTAGCGCACGCAGCAGTTATGGAGTACACTGCCCCAGCACTCGTTATGCCATACGTATAGGCAGCCTCTTTTGAACCTAGAACATAGCACGGAcacaaattaaacaatttgacaTTTTGGGGTTTCtatgctttattttttgtttagttttactACCTATTACTATTATCTGTCCGAGCATGTCATTGTTCCATACGTGAGTGCAGTTCCATCGATGGCCTGTCGAAAGTATTGAGGTGTATAACAGTGAAGAGGGTTACGTCAAAAGTATGCTGCAAAAATATTCCTTACCGTAAAACTGTTTTTGGCATTCACTTACTCCCAACAACTGACCCGATGCTAACGATACCACGGCATCGGATGATTCGGTGCATATTTGACGCTGGGTTTGCGTGAGTCCTGGCATACGCGAGCAAAGCACTGACGAAACGAAACATTTAGCAGCCCTGTACAAACAGacataaaaaaacggaacaaatGAAGCTTCACGTATTTGAGTGCAATGAAATGTGCAACTATCTTTGGCTACTTCTTATTACTAGGAGCCACGGTTATCGCCGTAGAATGGCCACTTTCCGAGAATAACACCAACCGATGCGGATGGGTGCAGTTGGCAGGTTTTTATGAACAGAACAGTCGTGACATAATTATACTGAGATGTTTACACGGTTCTTGCGGGTTAGTCTGTCTTTTAGTAAACGACAGTATTTAACCGAAAGCAGCCAACTTTTACCAATTTTTGTAGTAATCAGTTATAGCTCAAAttgatgatttaaatttacaaATTATTTACAAACTGTGTCGGTCGTTTGCGTTGAGAAGAGTTCCACAAGTGGATACAAAAACAACTAAGGAAATAGGTTATGCGTTTAATTCTCATTCATTATTCTAACTCCTAGCACGTATAGTTACGAaacacatgttttttttttctactcatTATTGTTATGTTAATGTCTAATTCTTCAATTACAGAGCTGGTGAGATTATATCCCTGTTAAGGCGGTTACTCCGTGGTCCGTTGACCGAAGCAATAGCGGTGCTAGTTGTAACGAATCTCGAATCGCTCCCTGACCGCGTGTCACCCAGTACGCAGGGCagactacgggtaaaatcatgttcaaggaagccagaaatggctggccaaGAAGATTACCGAAAAAAATGACGCTATTCCTACACCATAGGAATGACCATTCCAACCCAATATAACGAAGTTTATCCTTTCTTCCTACATTTACTACATATAGTATAACATTCCTGCCGAAAGATGTCGATAGCATAGCAGGATGATAAGATAAATTGTTCTCCCCAATATTTTAATACTGTTGTTTTAATACTTAAAACAATCTTCAGATACGCAGTCACTCGCACAAGATTCTAACAGATTAAGGCATCATAACACCGGCCCGAAAAATGTCTTGTATACTGGCCGAGGACAGTACAATTTCAGGCGGAAATGTCTTTCTGACATCTCTTTTCTTGGCCTCCACTTTGCAGATCCTGTGGCGTCGACAataccgtccgccacatcctcACCGACTGCCATGGttacactacacaccgagcCACCTGCCAACTTGATGccgacctagccatcatactatCGCCCCgacaaacaacagcagaaccgcctcatTCGATTTTTACGCACCAGCAACCGGTACCGAGAGATATAAACTCATAGCGCAATAGTTTTTACATTACACGAACCATAACAGTTAAGCAATAGTTAAGCCATACATTCAATAGTTTTATCACACTGTTACATGTGTACAGACAGAAAAGaagcgaatgaggtctcaaatACCCAAAGcatctataaataaacgattaaaaaaatctcttgGCTAAAACCCAGATAACAAAATCGTAATGCTTTCTCGCTCTACCCAAGCAACAAGTAAACCtgccaaagcgagaaaggatgatgattttgttaACTGGAAATGCCTCTTagggccatttctggctttctgtgacttgattttacccgtagctcgATAGTCAGTTTTGCGTACGGGGAAACGGTCCTCGAATGGGATTTGTATTGGGTGTCCTGCCGTGTACCCGTCCTTTACCTTCGGGCCGTCCCTTCCTGACTTCTTAAACATGTTGCTAGCCCAATTAGTTTTCTGAATGGGTGTTTACGCTATTTTTGAGATTTGACCATATCTTCAATTACATCTCAAGATGAACGTTGCCTTACCTTAGTTTGAAGATGGTGAGAATAACAAACAGCGCCGCTGCAACGTTTCTCATTTTATCCTATTGTTGCTAGAAACATTTTAAGGCCTTGTCAAAAGAAAGGCAGATAAATAACGATCTTTTTGTAGTATGATGTTCAAATGCCGCTTCACAAGTTTCGGTTGCGCCTATTCCAACACAAGCAACGACACaatttcactcactcactaaAAGCATCTCACAACGCTGCGATAACAACATTTATATAACGCCTATTGCAGTCACCAATCAAAGTACTGATAGTACGACAAGATCACCGCACTGCTGTAGAAAAACCAAAGATAGCAACGATACTGTTTGTGTATTCACTGCACATATTACACACAAAGTAATATCACGTATTGGACCAAGTTATCCACCATACGGTTGGCCGATAATTGCCAAATACCAAACGCATAAACACACGGACGGTTTACTCACGAACACAACTGTAGACTGCACCAGCGGCAGCAAaccaaagcgacgaacccttttGCGGGATCAGGAAGCAGGGCATCAACAAGgcacaaaaaatgaaacaaaaaattgatttGCAACACTCGTAGCCCTCCACATGACATTGAAATATTTGTGTTTTCTACAGCCGTAAGCCGGCACACGTCTTTCCCATCCAGTACTCATCGGTTTTCAGTTCCACTGCAGATGAGCTTGCTGTGATCATCGGCCCAAACGCAACTTCTGTCTGCTTATAAGAGATTTCAATCTCAACCTGCACAACTGCGCCAGCTACAAACACTTGCAAATTGATCGCTGTATTCTAAAAGCTTTGCTCACTTGCTTGCAAACGTCACGTAGCAGCAGCGTTGTGATTTGATGGTCACTTTCACCATGATATTGGTAATTTGACGACAAAACCATGCTGCTCAGATTTTGTCGAAAGACAGCAAAAGAAGCTGGCACTCGAAACAGTATCCCGCAGTCCGTGAATCTAAAAAGTAGCTAGCGAACGTTGGCAGCGATTGGCCAGTTTACCAGTTACACTACACTCGGCACACACCATCACTGCACGACACTGTTGTAAAGCAGGCTGGCTGCAAAAGATTATCATACAACCTACGGTGTCTGTCTGTATTCGCAGCATCTAACTTTTCCACATATGCACGATTACGAATGGCTTGACACGTTTTTAGCACAACAGCCAACACAAAGACTTGCTGTAAGCTTACTTATTTTGTCAAACTTCCTTCTGCTGCATTGATCACCTCGATCCTCTATAGCTCTTGCTTTAGTACGTCTTATTATGCTTctattttctctcttttttaacACTTGCGTTCCACACACATCGGTTATCTGCTTCACACGTTTTCGAAATTGCTGCTCCGGACCGCTTCGCGGACGCCGAACGACTGAAACCGACGAATACCCTCGCGCGCCGATGATCGCTGCAATGACGATCAGCGACGATACAACCAACCATTGAGTGCCTGCCTTGGCGTAAAGATGAATCTTGTTCGCTCGTAGGATTTCCGAAGACAAGGAAAAAACTCGTTCTGCGACTGATTCAGCTCTCTATGCACGCGCAAGCATTAGCGCGGAAGGCACAGAGAACGGAACATAGCAAACCGTCGAAGAAACGTGGAGCGGAATCATGATTCCGCCGCCAGTCAGTACTGATGTGTTGGGCCTGGGGTAAACAAATTTAGATATTTCCGATCCACCCAAAAGGCTTGCCGAATGTGGGCGCAAATGAATTGTGACGAAAGTTtggtatagttttttttttttcaaatcgcttacaaatttttgcttctttctttgATTATCTTTATGATgcgttttgttatttatttttaaattatttattttaaataatttaaagtaTTAATTTTTCTAAACCACATTTTTTACAGTGTTTTTCAGACTGTTAAACAACTGTTTCCATATTTAAGATAGTAgtccattcttcttcttcttccttggcattgcaccctcgagaggtcttggcctaccccatttctggctttctgtgactttattttacccgtagtaaagtagtcaaccctatgtacggggaggcggtcttggatgggatttggtcCACGGcttcctgccgtgtgaagaccggcgccgttatcgcctcggcaaCAACTTGCCCAAATGGTCATATTATATATTTAAAGGTATATATGTAGAACCGCAAATTGTTTTCAACTTATTGAAACATGTGTTCTGTGCTGAGAACAGACTGTGTACCGTATTTAAATGGTTAATGTTCCCTCCTTCTTTGGTGCTACAACCTCGAGGAGCTTAAGGAAGTTGTGGCGAAACGTGTGGGATTTGATACCGATCCCTTGGTGTCTGTATCTTGAGGCGCTACTAACTAAAGCATCGGGCCGCCCCAACCCGTTAAATGTGTTGCCAGCATTATTTCTGTTTCTGTGTCTAG
It contains:
- the LOC118510964 gene encoding protein Wnt-2 is translated as MRNVAAALFVILTIFKLRAAKCFVSSVLCSRMPGLTQTQRQICTESSDAVVSLASGQLLGVSECQKQFYGHRWNCTHVWNNDMLGQIIVIGSKEAAYTYGITSAGAVYSITAACAKGNITTCGCDTKQKSFSSSESENWKWGGCSVDIGYGMRFAKKFLDAREIENDNRSLMNLHNNRVGRKLVKLLLRTECKCHGVSGSCAMKTCWKSLPSFHVIGNTMMKKYRKAKMVHGINLRNSQLQLVLKRKSNKLQQKNGKILSDSQIPKRTELVYLEASPNYCERNISIGVLGTTDRNCNRTSTSMDRCDLLCCGRGYNTHQIDRTWQCNCKFKWCCTVTCDVCSERKEEYTCK